One window of the Canis aureus isolate CA01 chromosome 1, VMU_Caureus_v.1.0, whole genome shotgun sequence genome contains the following:
- the SAXO3 gene encoding stabilizer of axonemal microtubules 3: protein MAGRTLALRYGPPWPPIAGPEAPGSWPNWHLTSTSVAHHIIPSVPFPPPTMQSTVAEPLPAAAKQDLHVWDFDEVISRWETTSGSAYIPKTQGGPYAQPRAPEPSDPTRTVGIKDLAEKLRHLGWRLPLIAKHQCSEMKAQYTGWPCLDQPATFHVGPQSLEFADHLRGGPSQALILWTKNPELAGRLFTVSDQGILDRRQLYLTTSAKDFRAYPKKELSGYPRKDSLTYWNFQKTPHAWGHDPRPPRPPGIRVPHVRPMTRAVPHRGSWSLAQESYRPPVHPLLRLDRFCPLELPWGGPHWQPVPGIYSVPQAYGTENSSYGSMKPAAVSPQRQPRPGLAPQAGRSRGLETCPSRGSEAAARPRPLGREPGESHTGP from the exons ATGGCGGGTCGGACCCTAGCTCTGCGCTATGGCCCCCCATGGCCCCCAATCGCTGGGCCGGAGGCACCTGGGTCCTGGCCCAATTGGCATCTCACCAGCACTAGTGTCGCCCACCACATTATCCCATCTGTGCCCTTTCCCCCGCCCACCATGCAG TCCACGGTGGCGGAGCCCCTGCCCGCGGCCGCAAAGCAGGATTTGCACGTCTGGGATTTTGACGAGGTCATCAGCAGATGGGAGACCACCTCTGGCTCAGCTTACATACCTAAGACCCAGGGCGGCCCCTACGCACAGCCCAGGGCCCCAGAGCCTTCAGACCCCACACGGACTGTGGGGATCAAGGATTTAGCAGAAAAG CTCAGACACCTCGGCTGGCGCCTCCCGCTGATCGCGAAGCACCAGTGCAGTGAGATGAAAGCTCAGTACACCGGCTGGCCGTGCCTGGACCAGCCCGCCACCTTCCACGTCGGGCCCCAGTCCCTGGAATTTGCAGACCACCTCCGCGGAGGCCCTTCCCAG GCTTTAATCCTCTGGACAAAGAACCCCGAGCTGGCCGGCCGGCTTTTCACAGTATCTGACCAGGGCATCTTGGACCGTCGTCAGCTCTATCTGACCACCTCGGCCAAGGACTTCCGGGCCTACCCGAA GAAGGAGTTGTCTGGATATCCCCGCAAGGACTCGCTGACCTACTGGAACTTCCAGAAGACGCCTCACGCCTGGGGCCATGACCCGCGCCCTCCTCGGCCGCCAGGGATCCGCGTGCCCCACGTCCGCCCGATGACGAGAGCCGTGCCGCACCGCGGGTCGTGGTCTCTGGCTCAGGAGTCCTACAGACCCCCGGTGCACCCACTCCTCCGGCTCGACCGTTTCTGCCCGCTGGAACTGCCCTGGGGCGGCCCGCACTGGCAGCCGGTGCCGGGCATCTACAGCGTGCCGCAAGCCTACGGCACTGAGAACTCCAGCTACGGCAGCATGAAGCCAGCCGCCGTGAGCCCGCAGCGCCAGCCCCGCCCCGGACTCGCCCCCCAGGCGGGGCGGAGCCGAGGCCTGGAAACATGCCCGTCACGTGGGAGCGAGGCGGCGGCCAGGCCCCGCCCACTGGGTCGTGAGCCCGGCGAATCCCACACTGGACCGTAG